One window from the genome of Cyclobacterium amurskyense encodes:
- a CDS encoding ABC transporter permease — MNLSYFIAKRISFKKTGGFTGTIHRIAVASIALGLSIMIISFLILGGFQSVISNKVFSFTGHYQVNQFVLSQSLEDSPTSTNSEFYSNFRDRAYIEHVQVFANKPALIKGEEEVEGVMMKGVGRDFDSLAFKPSIVKGRFIQFGDSGSSTNEIVVSTKIARKMLLDVGSKVTMYFVQDPPRFRRLEVVGLYETFLEDFDDKFILGDIRVIQVLNDWDEDKVGGFEVFLKDPQTIDLYEDELYESIDYDLRLTKATDKFIQIFDWLELLNNNVYVFLALILFVASFNMVSILFILIMERTSMIGLLKALGSTNLQIRNIFIWNGIRIIGRGMLLGNLIGLGFGLLQQSTHLFKLNAENYYMSYVPIVWDWPIILGLNVLILVITTAVLFIPAVIISNVNPIKSIKFD; from the coding sequence TTGAACCTTTCCTACTTCATTGCAAAAAGAATCAGTTTTAAAAAGACGGGAGGTTTCACCGGAACCATCCATCGGATTGCTGTAGCCAGTATTGCCCTTGGGCTTTCTATAATGATCATTTCCTTCTTGATTCTGGGAGGTTTTCAATCGGTGATTTCTAATAAGGTATTTTCTTTTACAGGGCATTATCAGGTCAATCAATTTGTGCTGAGTCAATCTCTCGAGGATTCTCCTACTAGCACCAATAGTGAATTTTATTCCAATTTCCGTGATAGAGCCTATATAGAACATGTTCAGGTTTTTGCCAATAAACCAGCACTTATAAAAGGGGAAGAGGAAGTAGAAGGTGTAATGATGAAAGGGGTAGGTAGAGATTTTGACAGCCTGGCCTTTAAACCATCGATAGTAAAAGGGCGGTTTATTCAGTTTGGAGACAGTGGCTCTTCTACCAATGAGATTGTGGTCAGCACCAAAATTGCCAGAAAGATGCTTTTGGATGTTGGGAGCAAGGTCACCATGTACTTTGTACAGGATCCTCCCCGCTTCAGAAGACTTGAAGTCGTGGGATTGTACGAAACCTTTTTGGAAGATTTTGATGATAAGTTTATTCTAGGAGATATTCGTGTCATACAAGTGCTGAATGATTGGGATGAAGATAAAGTTGGTGGATTTGAGGTCTTCTTAAAGGATCCTCAAACAATTGACCTTTATGAGGATGAGCTCTATGAAAGTATAGATTATGACTTGAGACTTACCAAAGCAACGGATAAGTTCATTCAGATTTTTGACTGGCTGGAATTGTTGAATAACAATGTCTATGTTTTTTTAGCCTTGATTCTATTTGTAGCTTCTTTCAATATGGTGTCCATTCTCTTTATTCTTATTATGGAAAGGACTTCTATGATTGGCTTATTAAAGGCTTTGGGTAGTACCAACCTGCAAATCCGTAATATCTTTATCTGGAATGGAATCCGAATTATAGGAAGAGGAATGTTATTGGGTAATTTGATTGGTTTGGGCTTTGGTTTACTGCAACAAAGCACCCACTTATTCAAGCTTAATGCTGAAAATTACTACATGAGCTATGTACCTATCGTGTGGGATTGGCCAATAATTTTAGGATTGAATGTATTAATATTGGTTATCACTACTGCAGTATTGTTTATTCCTGCAGTGATCATCAGTAACGTAAACCCTATCAAATCAATTAAATTTGACTAA
- a CDS encoding exo-beta-N-acetylmuramidase NamZ family protein — MKHLKLILILAFLFGNMTFCKSKPDNNRNLEEKPSPETSAPIILPGADRPEIYLPKLKGKRVALAVNQTSILISKENLHLVDFLLAQGIEVKKVFVPEHGFRGDADAGEKVDNTVDPKTGLPLVSLYGKSKKPSTAALADVDIVIFDIQDVGIRFYTFISTLHYLMEACAEQNKTLMVFDRPNPNGDYIDGPVLQKGYESFVGMHPIPIIHGLTVGELAQMINGEGWLKEGVKAPLEVVPVGNWKHENHYSLPVKPSPNLPNDVAIRLYPSLCFFEGTDVSLGRGTLFPFQVYGYPDPKFGDFTFTPVSIEGMSKYPPQQDKLCYGKDLRDEPLSHQFTLSYLLEAYQKANKGASFFNAFFDKLAGSDQLRKLIIAGESEASIRSTWQEELDLYKAKRKEYLIYE, encoded by the coding sequence ATGAAGCACCTTAAATTAATACTTATCCTGGCTTTTTTGTTTGGTAACATGACTTTTTGTAAAAGTAAACCGGACAATAATCGCAATTTAGAAGAAAAACCAAGCCCCGAGACAAGCGCTCCTATAATTCTTCCTGGTGCGGACCGGCCTGAAATTTATTTACCCAAACTGAAAGGTAAAAGAGTTGCACTTGCTGTAAACCAAACCAGTATCCTAATCTCCAAAGAGAATTTACACCTGGTGGATTTCTTATTGGCACAAGGCATTGAGGTAAAGAAAGTATTTGTACCTGAACATGGTTTTAGAGGAGATGCAGATGCTGGAGAAAAGGTAGACAATACGGTAGATCCAAAAACCGGACTGCCCTTGGTTTCTTTATACGGAAAATCAAAAAAACCTTCCACAGCCGCCCTTGCTGATGTAGATATCGTGATTTTTGACATTCAGGATGTAGGCATTCGCTTTTATACCTTTATCAGCACCCTGCACTATCTAATGGAAGCCTGCGCAGAACAAAACAAAACCTTAATGGTTTTTGATAGACCCAATCCCAACGGGGACTATATAGATGGTCCCGTACTACAAAAAGGTTATGAAAGCTTTGTTGGAATGCACCCTATTCCCATTATCCATGGACTTACTGTAGGTGAGTTAGCCCAGATGATCAATGGAGAAGGTTGGCTAAAAGAAGGCGTTAAGGCACCTTTGGAAGTTGTTCCTGTAGGCAACTGGAAGCATGAAAATCATTATTCCTTACCAGTAAAGCCTTCACCAAATTTACCAAATGATGTTGCTATTCGCTTGTACCCTTCTCTATGTTTCTTTGAAGGTACAGATGTAAGCCTTGGAAGAGGAACACTGTTTCCTTTTCAGGTATATGGTTATCCTGATCCGAAATTTGGAGATTTCACATTTACACCCGTAAGCATAGAGGGAATGTCCAAATATCCCCCACAGCAAGACAAGCTTTGCTATGGCAAGGATTTAAGAGATGAACCCCTCTCCCACCAATTCACCCTATCTTACTTATTAGAAGCATATCAAAAAGCCAATAAAGGAGCCTCATTTTTCAATGCTTTTTTTGACAAGCTTGCCGGATCAGATCAGTTAAGAAAATTGATTATCGCTGGAGAGTCGGAAGCGAGCATTCGCTCCACCTGGCAGGAGGAATTAGACCTTTATAAAGCAAAAAGAAAAGAATACCTGATCTATGAATAA
- the fmt gene encoding methionyl-tRNA formyltransferase — protein sequence MEKKDLRIIFMGTPEFAVAPLEAMIEDGWNIIAVITAQDKLQGRGRKPKNSPVKDCAVKHGIPVLQPPNLKNPDFIETLKSYKAELQVVVAFRMLPEVVWSMPPLGTFNLHASLLPDYRGAAPINWAIINGETKTGVTTFFLKHEIDTGSILFQEDVPILPEDNLGDLYEKLMQKGAKLVVKTLDAIVKGEVQPRVQDETKAKNHAPKIFKETGEINWNLPAVAIHNLIRGLSPYPGAWCRINDKTCKIFKSEVLATDSSGTEVGAFKTDNKTYVHFQTGEGTLSILNLQMEGKKRMDIGDFLRGNSLST from the coding sequence ATGGAAAAAAAAGACCTAAGGATCATATTCATGGGAACACCGGAATTTGCGGTAGCCCCATTGGAAGCCATGATTGAAGATGGTTGGAATATAATTGCTGTGATCACGGCTCAGGACAAATTACAAGGCCGGGGAAGAAAGCCGAAGAACTCTCCAGTAAAAGATTGTGCTGTGAAGCATGGTATACCGGTTCTTCAACCACCCAATCTAAAAAACCCAGATTTTATAGAGACCCTCAAGTCGTATAAGGCCGAGCTACAGGTGGTTGTAGCCTTCAGGATGCTACCAGAAGTAGTTTGGTCCATGCCTCCGCTAGGCACTTTTAATCTTCACGCTTCTCTATTACCTGATTACCGTGGTGCTGCTCCTATCAATTGGGCCATTATCAATGGGGAAACCAAAACTGGGGTAACCACATTTTTCTTAAAACATGAAATCGATACTGGAAGTATTTTATTCCAGGAAGATGTTCCTATCCTACCGGAGGATAACCTGGGAGATTTGTACGAGAAATTAATGCAAAAAGGCGCTAAGTTGGTGGTTAAAACTTTGGACGCCATTGTAAAGGGAGAGGTACAGCCCAGAGTACAAGATGAGACAAAGGCGAAGAACCATGCTCCTAAAATCTTTAAGGAAACTGGTGAAATCAACTGGAATCTACCGGCTGTAGCTATTCATAACCTTATACGAGGGCTTTCACCCTATCCGGGTGCCTGGTGCAGGATCAACGATAAAACCTGTAAAATCTTCAAATCTGAGGTCCTTGCAACAGACAGTAGCGGTACAGAGGTTGGTGCTTTCAAAACGGACAACAAAACCTATGTTCATTTTCAAACAGGAGAAGGGACGCTTTCTATTTTAAACCTTCAGATGGAAGGCAAGAAAAGGATGGATATTGGTGACTTTTTGAGAGGAAACAGTCTAAGCACATAA
- a CDS encoding RNA polymerase sigma factor, with the protein MEPKNDAELLEMINYPKTREKGFRLLVETYQRNVYGIVRKMVIVHEDADDVVQNTFIKAFKNIHKFNQNSALFTWIYRIAVNESLNFIEKRKRKLSIPIEDYHEKMENYVDQSPLVDGNEIEKKLQKAILKLPTKQRLIFNLRYFDELPYEEMSKITETSVGSLKAGYHHAVKKIEEYLSKD; encoded by the coding sequence ATGGAGCCAAAAAACGATGCTGAACTTCTGGAAATGATCAATTACCCAAAAACCCGTGAAAAGGGTTTTCGGTTATTGGTGGAGACCTACCAGCGAAACGTGTATGGCATTGTCAGAAAAATGGTGATTGTACATGAGGATGCGGATGATGTTGTTCAAAACACCTTTATCAAGGCATTCAAAAACATTCATAAGTTCAATCAAAATTCCGCTCTATTTACGTGGATTTACCGAATTGCAGTCAATGAAAGTTTAAATTTCATTGAAAAGAGGAAAAGAAAGTTGTCTATTCCGATCGAAGATTATCACGAGAAGATGGAAAACTATGTAGATCAATCGCCCTTGGTGGATGGCAATGAAATTGAAAAAAAACTTCAAAAAGCCATTTTAAAATTACCTACAAAGCAGCGATTGATTTTTAACCTTCGGTATTTTGATGAATTACCTTATGAAGAAATGAGCAAAATCACTGAAACAAGTGTAGGGAGTCTTAAGGCAGGATATCATCATGCTGTCAAAAAGATTGAAGAATATCTGAGCAAGGATTAA
- a CDS encoding Spy/CpxP family protein refolding chaperone has protein sequence MKNLAIAFLFTLLTFSVYAQKNNQVDKEKLEAARVAFITNRLSLSPDQAEKFWPLYNEFQGKRNSMMREMRNISKTGDEKISNAQARELMEKRFSIQENLMNAEKVFLRKIADTLSPVQALELNEINRDFTRHIYKMQRKQREERQPRSESNN, from the coding sequence ATGAAAAATTTAGCAATTGCTTTCTTATTTACATTACTGACTTTCTCTGTGTACGCTCAGAAAAACAATCAGGTGGACAAGGAAAAATTGGAAGCTGCAAGAGTGGCCTTCATTACCAATCGACTGTCACTTAGCCCTGATCAAGCAGAGAAATTCTGGCCTTTATACAATGAGTTTCAAGGTAAAAGAAACTCAATGATGCGGGAAATGCGCAACATATCTAAAACAGGAGATGAAAAAATTTCAAATGCTCAGGCCAGAGAATTAATGGAAAAAAGATTTAGCATTCAAGAGAATCTTATGAATGCTGAGAAGGTATTTCTAAGAAAAATAGCGGATACGCTTAGCCCTGTTCAGGCTCTTGAATTGAATGAAATCAATAGGGATTTCACTCGCCACATTTATAAAATGCAACGAAAACAAAGGGAAGAAAGACAACCCAGATCGGAGAGTAATAATTAG
- the xseA gene encoding exodeoxyribonuclease VII large subunit, with protein MQQQAISLLSLNELIKSTLDSHLAPTYWVIAEIGELRAGVRGHAYLDLIEKSDGNILAKIRGNIWSYTYQSISRKFEITTGTALKGGMNIMALVSVQFHELYGISLVIKDIDPNFTLGERARKRQEIISRLTNEGLMDLNRQYVLPIVSQKIAVISSVTAAGYGDFINQLDQNPQHFKIHYQLFQAAMQGKDAVPQIIQAIQHIEDLLLEEKFDLLVIVRGGGAQTDLDCFDDYELAKAIANASLPVVTGIGHERDESIADLVAHTKLKTPTAVASFILSGFSEFEDNMHRNLVSIERHIQARLKSEEAGLTDKTHLVTNLLRQKLNECNLALDRYAQQARRISLYRTEKESIKCVHLDESLRKITERKLKQAEEKLGQYGKTIDRLNPQTLLQRGYTKTEKDGIPINKQTLKIGDELITYNKRDKITSVIKKLETNEKQKG; from the coding sequence ATGCAGCAGCAAGCAATATCCCTTCTATCCCTAAACGAGCTGATCAAAAGTACTTTAGATAGCCACCTCGCTCCTACCTATTGGGTAATTGCAGAAATAGGTGAGTTAAGGGCAGGCGTAAGAGGTCATGCTTACCTTGATTTAATAGAAAAATCGGATGGCAATATACTAGCTAAAATCCGAGGAAATATCTGGTCTTATACCTACCAATCCATTTCAAGAAAATTTGAAATCACTACCGGAACAGCCCTTAAAGGTGGCATGAATATAATGGCACTGGTAAGTGTGCAGTTTCATGAACTGTATGGAATAAGTCTGGTAATTAAAGACATAGACCCCAATTTCACCTTAGGGGAAAGAGCCCGAAAACGGCAAGAAATAATTAGCCGGTTAACCAATGAAGGCTTAATGGACTTGAACAGGCAATATGTATTGCCGATAGTAAGTCAAAAAATTGCTGTCATTAGTTCAGTCACGGCTGCTGGATATGGGGATTTTATCAATCAACTGGATCAGAATCCACAGCATTTCAAAATCCATTATCAGCTTTTTCAAGCAGCAATGCAGGGAAAAGATGCTGTACCTCAGATAATTCAAGCCATCCAACATATTGAAGATTTATTGTTGGAAGAGAAATTTGATCTTTTGGTCATAGTCCGTGGAGGTGGTGCACAAACGGACTTGGATTGTTTTGATGATTACGAACTTGCCAAAGCCATTGCCAATGCAAGTTTGCCTGTTGTGACAGGAATTGGACATGAGAGGGATGAATCAATTGCAGATTTGGTTGCCCACACCAAGCTTAAAACCCCCACTGCCGTTGCCAGTTTTATATTGTCTGGATTCAGTGAATTTGAAGACAATATGCACAGGAACCTGGTCTCAATAGAAAGACATATACAGGCGAGATTAAAATCGGAAGAAGCAGGGCTAACAGACAAAACTCACCTGGTAACCAACCTGCTGAGACAAAAATTAAACGAATGTAATCTTGCTTTGGATCGATACGCCCAGCAAGCAAGGCGAATATCTCTTTACAGAACAGAAAAGGAAAGCATCAAATGCGTACATCTTGACGAAAGCTTGAGAAAAATAACCGAAAGAAAACTAAAACAGGCCGAAGAAAAGTTAGGCCAATATGGGAAAACTATTGACCGGCTCAATCCACAAACCCTATTGCAACGGGGATATACAAAAACAGAGAAAGACGGAATTCCTATTAACAAGCAAACCCTTAAAATCGGTGATGAGCTGATTACTTATAATAAAAGGGATAAAATAACTTCTGTTATCAAAAAATTAGAGACAAATGAAAAACAAAAAGGATAA
- the xseB gene encoding exodeoxyribonuclease VII small subunit, translating to MKNKKDNLSYDEAIARLDQLVKQLEEEDQGMDDLTKMVQEASELVKVCKQKLKMTSEEIKKAFEEA from the coding sequence ATGAAAAACAAAAAGGATAACTTGAGCTACGATGAAGCTATTGCTAGATTGGATCAGTTGGTAAAACAGCTTGAAGAAGAAGATCAGGGAATGGATGATTTGACCAAAATGGTACAGGAAGCCAGTGAATTGGTGAAAGTTTGCAAGCAAAAACTTAAGATGACCTCAGAGGAGATTAAAAAGGCCTTTGAGGAAGCATAA
- the ligA gene encoding NAD-dependent DNA ligase LigA has protein sequence MNKVNKKEAGKLIDELTREINHYNHLYYQEDKSEISDFDFDQLLDKLIQLENEYPDLKKEDSPTQRVGGTITKNFETAEHSVRMLSLGNTYSKEELIAFDERVAKGLEHRNYNYLCELKFDGVAISLVYENGVLTRAVTRGDGYKGDVVTENVKTIRTIPLVIKDQENLPSYFEARGEIFLSKQGFEKINAERLESGESLLANPRNTASGTLKMQDSSVVAKRRLNCYLYQLIADDYGIIEHGESLQLLENWGFNVSPTYKQCQNLDEVLAYIEYWREKRHHLSVETDGVVIKVNDYRQQEELGFTAKIPKWAIAFKYQAESAESTLLSIQYQVGRTGAITPVANLSPVSLAGTTVKRASLHNANEIERLDLHEGDTVNVEKGGEIIPKITGVVLERRISGSKPIVYIKHCPECGTLLERNEGEAKHFCPNDEACPPQVLGRIEHFVSKRAMNIDSLGTERLRALIQQGYVQDLADLYYLPEKKGELLGLEVSDDQYSKNSDGYLYVSLKKALYAISQHLTLKEIDSFIDTHENYSLHEKVSEFINFVKNTGKKAKSNLDSIKKLDALLDKGEFDLVEDFVPVAYILYILTGNENSLAEFTGKTKNKNSVHEIVINDTVDLFGGAMDQINKLKGSTFQEGVIKNMLDGIAQSTSQPFPKVLFGLGIRNIGENTAILLAKHFQNIENLEKASAEELLEINGVGETLVQSIGLFFSKEKNRMIIDKLKAKGLQFQLSEKETQLESTILEGKKILASGRLNHFKRDEIMDFVASHGGTYSKSVSKNLDFIIEGEEMGPSKKEKARKLNIPLISEESFLEMCGKNKEIK, from the coding sequence ATGAATAAAGTAAATAAAAAAGAGGCAGGGAAGTTAATCGATGAGTTGACGAGAGAGATCAATCATTACAATCACCTTTATTACCAGGAGGACAAATCCGAAATTAGTGATTTTGATTTTGATCAGTTACTTGATAAGCTCATTCAATTGGAGAATGAGTATCCTGATTTAAAAAAAGAGGACAGCCCTACCCAAAGGGTTGGTGGCACCATCACAAAAAACTTTGAGACGGCGGAACATTCTGTACGCATGCTTTCATTGGGCAATACCTATTCCAAAGAAGAATTAATAGCCTTTGACGAAAGGGTAGCCAAAGGACTTGAACATAGAAATTACAACTATTTATGTGAATTGAAATTTGATGGTGTAGCCATCAGTTTGGTTTATGAAAATGGAGTATTAACAAGAGCAGTCACGCGGGGAGATGGATACAAAGGAGATGTAGTGACTGAAAATGTCAAAACCATTAGAACCATACCTTTGGTCATCAAAGACCAAGAAAATCTTCCTAGCTATTTTGAAGCCAGGGGTGAAATATTTCTCTCCAAGCAGGGCTTTGAGAAAATCAACGCTGAAAGGCTTGAAAGTGGGGAAAGTTTACTGGCCAACCCTAGAAACACTGCATCTGGAACCCTCAAAATGCAAGATTCATCCGTAGTTGCCAAAAGAAGGCTGAATTGTTATCTATACCAATTGATAGCAGATGACTATGGCATTATAGAGCATGGAGAATCGCTACAACTTTTGGAAAATTGGGGATTCAATGTATCTCCTACTTACAAACAATGCCAAAATCTTGATGAGGTTTTGGCATATATCGAATATTGGAGAGAAAAGCGACACCATCTTTCAGTAGAGACTGATGGCGTGGTAATTAAGGTAAATGATTACCGGCAGCAAGAGGAATTGGGCTTTACCGCGAAAATTCCAAAATGGGCCATTGCCTTTAAATACCAGGCAGAAAGTGCTGAATCCACCCTTTTGTCTATTCAATATCAGGTGGGTAGAACAGGTGCAATCACGCCTGTAGCGAATTTATCCCCTGTTTCACTGGCAGGAACTACTGTAAAAAGAGCATCCCTACACAATGCCAATGAAATTGAAAGGCTGGACCTTCATGAGGGTGATACAGTAAATGTAGAAAAAGGAGGAGAGATCATTCCAAAAATCACTGGGGTAGTGTTGGAAAGAAGAATTTCAGGAAGCAAACCCATTGTATATATCAAGCATTGTCCAGAATGCGGTACCTTGTTGGAAAGAAATGAGGGTGAGGCGAAACACTTCTGTCCAAATGACGAAGCCTGCCCTCCTCAGGTTTTAGGGAGAATTGAGCACTTTGTATCAAAAAGAGCCATGAATATTGACTCGCTAGGGACCGAAAGGCTCAGGGCATTGATCCAACAGGGCTATGTACAGGATCTGGCAGACCTTTATTATTTGCCTGAGAAAAAAGGAGAATTGTTGGGGCTAGAGGTATCCGATGATCAATATTCCAAAAACAGTGATGGGTATTTGTATGTAAGCTTGAAAAAGGCATTGTATGCCATAAGCCAACATTTGACCTTGAAGGAAATTGATTCCTTTATTGATACGCATGAGAATTATAGTTTGCATGAAAAGGTTTCAGAATTTATAAATTTTGTAAAAAATACAGGTAAAAAAGCCAAAAGCAATCTGGATTCAATCAAAAAGCTAGATGCACTGCTAGATAAAGGAGAATTTGATTTAGTGGAAGATTTTGTACCTGTCGCCTATATTCTATATATTTTAACTGGAAATGAAAATAGCCTTGCAGAATTTACAGGCAAAACAAAGAATAAAAATAGTGTTCACGAAATAGTAATCAATGATACGGTTGATTTATTTGGTGGGGCTATGGATCAAATTAATAAACTAAAAGGAAGTACTTTTCAGGAAGGTGTGATAAAAAATATGCTGGATGGGATCGCCCAATCGACTTCCCAACCCTTTCCAAAAGTATTATTTGGATTAGGTATCAGGAATATTGGTGAAAATACGGCTATATTGTTGGCCAAACACTTCCAAAATATAGAGAACCTAGAAAAGGCAAGTGCAGAAGAATTACTTGAAATCAATGGTGTAGGTGAGACTTTAGTGCAAAGTATAGGATTGTTTTTCTCCAAAGAGAAAAACAGAATGATCATAGATAAACTAAAAGCAAAGGGCCTACAATTTCAACTTTCAGAAAAGGAGACTCAGTTAGAAAGTACCATTTTGGAAGGTAAAAAAATTCTTGCTTCAGGTCGATTAAATCATTTTAAGAGAGATGAGATCATGGATTTTGTAGCATCTCATGGGGGTACTTATTCCAAGTCTGTTTCTAAAAACCTTGATTTCATAATCGAAGGAGAAGAAATGGGGCCTAGTAAAAAGGAAAAAGCCCGAAAACTAAATATTCCATTGATTTCAGAGGAATCTTTTTTAGAAATGTGTGGTAAAAACAAAGAAATAAAATAA
- a CDS encoding DUF6913 domain-containing protein gives MKWIREYYVKSILENPKKKLTQKSILLNTANIKTISIIASSKEEIEVIKEVVHSDLGNEITVMGNYYDEKSVDEQAFSYKDFTLFGKPREKLIQLLSLTPDLIIFTPERLNYFTLFLLQLQSTSYSMGFYNKETEPYLDLMLNNEEKDIQSGTALLIKYLKQIN, from the coding sequence ATGAAATGGATAAGGGAATATTACGTAAAAAGTATTTTAGAAAATCCAAAGAAAAAGTTAACCCAGAAATCCATCCTCTTAAATACCGCTAATATTAAAACCATTTCAATTATTGCGAGTAGCAAAGAAGAAATTGAAGTAATTAAGGAGGTAGTTCATTCCGACCTTGGAAATGAAATCACGGTCATGGGGAATTATTATGACGAGAAATCAGTAGATGAACAGGCTTTTTCTTATAAAGATTTTACTTTATTTGGTAAACCCAGAGAAAAACTAATTCAATTGCTTTCCCTTACACCAGATTTGATTATTTTTACTCCGGAAAGACTAAATTACTTTACCTTATTTTTACTACAATTACAGTCGACATCTTATAGCATGGGGTTTTATAACAAGGAAACAGAACCCTATTTGGATTTGATGTTAAATAATGAAGAAAAAGATATTCAATCAGGGACAGCGCTGTTGATAAAATATTTAAAGCAGATTAATTAA
- the dapA gene encoding 4-hydroxy-tetrahydrodipicolinate synthase yields MKKFTGTGVALVTPFKADGAIDYPALESVIEHVILGNVDYLVVQGTTGESATLSEEEKMDVLSFTIKINRSRVPIVYGLGGNNTAGILSAIDNIDFSEIAAVLSVSPYYNKPSQSGIIAHYTALADKCPVPVILYNVPGRTMSNLSANTTLELAKHKNIIGIKEASGDLEQCMRIANGKPNDFLLISGDDMITTPMRSIGAEGVISVIANAYPEIMGAIIHGNGEYSKKGTFSLLDINPLMYEESNPVGVKCLMEHLGICEGNVRLPLLKASEELKSRIKSAAGKINTNQFYSPHLE; encoded by the coding sequence ATGAAAAAGTTTACAGGTACCGGAGTAGCATTAGTAACTCCTTTTAAAGCAGATGGAGCAATTGATTACCCTGCTTTGGAAAGTGTTATTGAGCATGTAATTCTGGGTAATGTGGATTATCTTGTTGTACAAGGTACTACGGGAGAGTCAGCCACACTTTCTGAGGAAGAAAAAATGGATGTACTCTCATTCACTATAAAAATCAATCGTTCAAGAGTTCCTATTGTTTACGGCCTTGGAGGAAATAATACTGCAGGAATTTTATCTGCTATAGACAACATCGATTTTTCCGAAATTGCTGCTGTTCTATCGGTAAGTCCCTATTACAATAAACCGAGCCAATCAGGAATAATCGCACATTATACCGCTTTGGCAGACAAATGTCCTGTCCCAGTGATTTTGTACAATGTCCCTGGGAGAACCATGTCCAATTTAAGTGCAAATACAACTTTAGAATTGGCCAAGCACAAGAACATTATCGGAATTAAAGAAGCTAGCGGGGACTTGGAGCAATGCATGCGTATTGCCAATGGCAAGCCGAACGATTTTCTTTTGATCTCAGGTGATGACATGATCACTACGCCAATGAGAAGTATTGGCGCCGAAGGTGTAATATCTGTTATTGCTAATGCCTACCCTGAAATTATGGGAGCGATTATTCACGGTAATGGGGAATATTCAAAAAAAGGCACCTTTAGTTTATTAGACATCAATCCACTAATGTATGAGGAAAGTAATCCTGTAGGAGTAAAATGCCTAATGGAGCATTTGGGGATTTGTGAGGGCAATGTAAGACTTCCTCTATTAAAAGCTTCAGAGGAGCTTAAGTCTAGAATTAAATCCGCTGCAGGTAAAATCAATACCAATCAGTTCTATTCTCCACATTTGGAGTAA
- a CDS encoding histone H1 has product MNRFNEIKDLIMSLEADFDKFYDKKNQAAGTRVRKGMQDLKNMAQDIRKEVQDIKNT; this is encoded by the coding sequence ATGAACAGATTTAATGAAATCAAAGATCTTATAATGTCTCTTGAAGCTGATTTTGACAAATTCTATGACAAGAAAAATCAAGCTGCTGGAACTAGAGTAAGAAAAGGCATGCAAGATTTGAAAAATATGGCGCAGGATATAAGAAAAGAAGTTCAGGATATCAAGAATACCTGA